One genomic window of Hemitrygon akajei chromosome 1, sHemAka1.3, whole genome shotgun sequence includes the following:
- the arf1 gene encoding ADP-ribosylation factor 1 — MGGFLSTMLKSLFGRKEMRILMVGLDAAGKTTILYKLKLGEIVTTIPTIGFNVETVEYKSISFTVWDVGGQDKIRPLWRHYFQNTQGLIFVVDSNDRERVNEAKEELMRMLAEDELREAVLLLFANKQDLPNAMNAAEITDKLGLHALRQRTWFIQATCATSGDGLYEGLEWLSQQLKSNK, encoded by the exons ATGGGGGGGTTTCTTAGCACTATGTTGAAATCTCTGTTTGGAAGAAAAGAAATGCGTATTCTCATGGTGGGCCTGGATGCAGCTGGCAAGACCACCATTCTGTACAAACTCAAACTGGGTGAAATTGTAACCACTATTCCCACCATAG GTTTCAATGTAGAAACAGTGGAATACAAAAGCATTAGCTTTACTGTATGGGATGTGGGTGGTCAAGACAAAATCCGTCCACTTTGGCGCCACTACTTCCAGAACACACAAG GTTTGATTTTTGTGGTTGACAGTAATGACAGGGAGAGAGTGAATGAAGCTAAGGAAGAATTGATGAGAATGCTTGCTGAAGATGAGCTCCGAGAGGCTGTGTTGCTACTTTTTGCAAATAAACAG GATCTGCCTAATGCAATGAATGCTGCAGAGATCACTGATAAATTGGGTCTGCATGCACTCCGCCAGAGGACCTGGTTTATCCAGGCAACCTGTGCAACCAGTGGCGATGGTTTATATGAAGGACTGGAATGGTTGTCCCAGCAGCTTAAAAGTAACAAATAA